Proteins found in one Vallitalea guaymasensis genomic segment:
- a CDS encoding helix-turn-helix domain-containing protein, with protein MNTIGERLTELLEVKGIKAPELAKKIGVSKGTIYNIINGKTLPKQDTLSNIAKELNTTIDYLIFGTREYKDTLEKQLLETFRQLNYDNKIEIVGETTKLLTKQKLEKSR; from the coding sequence TTGAACACAATAGGAGAAAGATTAACTGAATTACTTGAAGTAAAAGGTATAAAAGCACCTGAATTGGCTAAAAAAATAGGAGTATCAAAAGGAACTATATATAATATTATAAATGGTAAAACTTTACCTAAGCAAGACACTTTATCAAATATAGCAAAAGAACTTAATACAACTATTGATTATCTAATATTCGGAACCAGAGAATATAAGGATACACTAGAAAAACAACTGTTAGAAACGTTCAGGCAACTAAACTATGATAACAAAATCGAAATAGTCGGAGAAACAACCAAATTATTAACAAAACAAAAACTTGAAAAAAGTAGGTAA